NNNNNNNNNNNNNNNNNNNNNNNNNNNNNNNNNNNNNNNNNNNNNNNNNNNNNNNNNNNNNNNNNNNNNNNNNNNNNNNNNNNNNNNNNNNNNNNNNNNNNNNNNNNNNNNNNNNNNNNNNNNNNNNNNNNNNNNNNNNNNNNNNNNNNNNNNNNNNNNNNNNNNNNNNNNNNNNNNNNNNNNNNNNNNNNNNNNNNNNNNNNNNNNNNNNNNNNNNNNNNNNNNNNNNNNNNNNNNNNNNNNNNNNNNNNNNNNNNNNNNNNNNNNNNNNNNNNNNNNNNNNNNNNNNNNNNNNNNNNNNNNNNNNNNNNNNNNNNNNNNNNNNNNNNNNNNNNNNNNNNNNNNNNNNNNNNNNNNNNNGAGATGCCGATAAGCACGGGGTAGAAACGGCGGCCCAAGACCTCATTTCATCCCGGAACATGAGTCTGCGAGCGTGGGCCGATGTAGTGTTGCGGCGCCACGGTGGTCGGTTTGCGACGCACCACATATTTGCATTCCTTGTGTTCAACATGAGCGTGCGGTCGAAGAACCGGCGCGTGAGCGTGCTAAGCGTGACGAGAAAAAGTTTCCGAAAGGCAGAGGGCATTATACAGTCGCTGTCTGCAGAGAGGTTAGCAGCGGCGAGGGTCGACTTGGAGAGCTCAGGCAAAACGACCGATGAGGCTGTGAAGGAGCTTCTGAGAAGCCTCTCCCTGTACGGCTTCCGGCAGCCTATGTCCAGGGAAAGCCGCTTGAGTATGCGGCGGAAGATACAGTCGCTAATCCTCCGCTATGGTGTACCGGTGATATGGTTCACGCTCAACCCGAACGATATTACGAACCCGGTGAAGCTGCGGCTTGCAGCATACCGCACCCGTGAACCTGATGCGGCCGAGGCTTTCTTGAAGAGCCTCGACATGTCGTACAAACGTGTGCGGCTGGCCATTTCGGACCCCATGAGCtctgccatcttcttccaccGAGAGATGACGTTATTCTTCGAGCATTATGTAAAAGTGGGAGGGGAGTCAGTATTTGGGCGCATCAGCCATTATTATGGTGCCGTGGAGACCAACGAACGAGGAGCGCTTCACATCCACGGGTTGCTTTGGTTGCATGGGAACTCGCATTTGAGCTCGATGGTTCCCGATACCGGGGGCGAGGACCAAGCCACGTGCCGTGACCGTATCATCCAATACATAGATAGTGTCTTCTCCGAGGTATGACCCAAGATGAGTTGCTGACAATATAATAGTCGAGCGAGGCCAAACTAATATTGCAATCTAGGACCTGGACCAGGAAGCGTTTTGCGCCGTCCAAGCGGAGCGATCGGTAACATCGGACATCTCGTCCCTGCTGGGCAATAGGGAGCAGTTTTCGGCTGCATTTGATGAGGAAGCCAACTTTTGTGCCGGCGCAACACAGATCCATACTCACAGCCCAACTTGTGTCAAGTATTCCTTGAGCAAGGACAAAAGAGCAAAGAAGCGTGGCCTTTGTCGGTTTCAGGCGCCGTGGAGACTAGTCGAGAAGACTGCTTTTACGGCAGATGGCGTGTTGCATATCCGCAGAAGCATAGCATGGTAAATCGGTGGAACAAGGCCATCGCCGTGGGGCTCCGCCATAATCACGATATCTCCTTTCATAGCGACGCAGCGGAAGACCATGGCCCTCGTCTATTACATCACGAACTATGCGACCAAAGTAGAGGACCCGGTGTGGAAACGCGTGTTTGCCGCAGCAGAACTGCTGCCCCTCGTCTCAGCGGCCGGTGGAACGGAGGATCCGTGCAAGCAATGCCGCGGGTGACGACNNNNNNNNNNNNNNNNNNNNNNNNNNNNNNNNNNNNNNNNNNNNNNNNNNNNNNNNNNNNNNNNNNNNNNNNNNNNNNNNNNNNNNNNNNNNNNNNNNNNCGTGGACGAGTCGATAGTTGTGGAAGAAGCAGGTGAAAGGATTGGCTATGCTGAGGCATACCAGCACCGGGGAGACGTTTTGCGAAGTCTATGCCTCTATGACTATGTTTCGCTCGTCAGACTCAAACGAGTCAGTAAAGATGAGATCCCTGCCGCTTGGGGAGAGGTGTCATTCGAGAACGAGTGGGGTCCTGGAAGAGGCTGGTTGCAGGTGCTGAGGCGGCCGGGAAAGCACGCCAGCGTCTGCCTTGATGGCTACCTGAGCAAGGATTTCGATCAGGATGACGAAGAGCCGTGCTATCGAAGGTGGGTCTGCCGCCACCGACAGAGTGTAAAGGTCGTGTTGAAGAGGCTAACCTCCATGTGCTGGAAGAGCAGCGGTGCAGCACCTTGCGCTATTTGTGCCATGGGAGTCTTTTCTGTGCCGAGAAACGGACGACATCAACAGCATATGGGCGCGGGCACGAAAGGCGCTGCCTCCTAGAATATCATGCCTCGTTGATAATGTGCAACTGCTCCGACGATCGGCTGAAGACGCAAAACGCGATGCCCGGCAATGGGCAGCGTCATCTGGCGACGGTGAACTCACGGCCACACATGCCCACCAGGACAGGGCAGGCGAGGCGAGAGAAGAAGCCACATCGGCGTACCAGTCTGACAGCGTCGGAAACGCAACTCGTCTGATTGATGTTGTGAGGGGTGCAATTGGTGCGGCCCAGATCACGGAGGGCTCGCCAGAGCTCATGGGAATGATGCAGCAGCTTTGTCACTTTCAGCAATCAGCATTATGCTCGACTGTTGAGCTCCAGGCCACCGTAACACCCGAACCGGGGGAAAGACGGGTAAGCATACGAGGGAACCGATTTTCCGGGGTCGTAGTACCACCACAGGGCCaggtcaaggccatcaaggCGCAGCAGATCCGTGCGTCcagagagaaggagaaaatgaTCCAGGGTATACAAAGTACCGTCGCGGCCCACGGGACCGATCGCAGCGCAGTGGTGCAGAGTTTGCTCACCGGTTTTGGAGAGGAGGATATCCAAATGACGGCGGCGGATTTCGAAGGGACGCCAGTCAATGCAAGTCCGAGCATGGAAGTCCACTTTGGTGCATCGACGTCTTTCCTCGAGGGGGGAAAGGNNNNNNNNNNNNNNNNNNNNNNNNNNNNNNNNNNNNNNNNNNNNNNNNNNNNNNNNNNNNNNNNNNNNNNNNNNNNNNNNNNNNNNNNNNNNNNNNNNNNNNNNNNNNNNNNNNNNNNNNNNNNNNNNNNNNNNNNNNNNNNNNNNNNNNNNNNNNNNNNNNNNNNNNNNNNNNNNNNNNNNNNNNNNNNNNNNNNNNNNNNNNNNNNNNNNNNNNNNNNNNNNNNNNNNNNNNNNNNNNNNNNNNNNNNNNNNNNNNNNNNNNNNNNNNNNNNNNNNNNNNNNNNNNNNNNNNNNNNNNNNNNNNNNNNNNNNNNNNNNNNNNNNNNNNNNNNNNNNNNNNNNNNNNNNNNNNNNNNNNNNNNNNNNNNNNNNNNNNNNNNNNNNNNNNNNNNNNNNNNNNNNNNNNNNNNNNNNNNNNNNNNNNNNNNNNNNNNNNNNNNNNNNNNNNNNNNNNNNNNNNNNNNNNNNNNNNNNNNNNNNNNNNNNNNNNNNNNNNNNNNNNNNNNNNNNNNNNNNNNNNNNNNNNNNNNNNNNNNNNNNNNNNNNNNNNNNNNNNNNNNNNNNNNNNNNNNNNNNNNNNNNNNNGTATGGTCGTCTCATGGGACGAAGACAACTCGTTCAAGGCCGAGCAACGGCACCAGCATGACAAGGCGCACGCGCTGTGGAAGAAGTTCACGACGGTTGTCATGCTGGATGAACAAGTGCGTGCGGCAGGAGATCCGGTTTTGCAGAGACTGCTGAAGCGGATCCGACTGGGTGTGCAGGATCGCACGGATTTAGAACTGCGCAACTCAAGGTGCTACCGGGAGGATAGGCGGATCCCCTGGGAGACGGGCATCACCGTGGTGACACCACTGAATAGGAACCGGTGGAACCTAAATATGGAGGCAACCTTGGCGTTCCAGATCCTGCAGCGGTCATTAATGCGAATCTTCATCTCCGAGCACAAATGGAAGGATGGCCTGCCGACGgaggaagaagccatcatgaTGCTAAACCAGGGCGACGATAGCGCGATACCGGTACCAGCCATCTTCATGTTCGTGCCGGGGATTCCTGTCGTTGTGAACCACAATACCCACCAAGGGCTGAAGTTGGTCAACGGTGCCAGCTACACTGCTCTGGAGGTCATCCTCGACGAGACCCACCCGGGCCATCGGATCTCGGCCGATATGATGATCCACTTCGGGCCGCCAGCGGGGATAATCCTAGAGTCAGAGACAACAAAGGATATCCACTTCGCCGGGATGCCGTCCGGCACGGTTCTCTTGACGCCCATGAGCGTTAGAATCCAATGCCAGCGAAAGAGGCCGTGGCAGCGCAACGACGTCAGCCGGAAGGGTTTGCCGTGCGCGGCGGCTTTTGCGTGCACAGACTACAAGGTGCAGGGCAGGACGCTCGAGCGCGTTGCACTGGAGTTGCGCGGGACGAG
This genomic interval from Fusarium oxysporum f. sp. lycopersici 4287 chromosome 3, whole genome shotgun sequence contains the following:
- a CDS encoding hypothetical protein (At least one base has a quality score < 10), with protein sequence MSLRAWADVVLRRHGGRFATHHIFAFLVFNMSVRSKNRRVSVLSVTRKSFRKAEGIIQSLSAERLAAARVDLESSGKTTDEAVKELLRSLSLYGFRQPMSRESRLSMRRKIQSLILRYGVPVIWFTLNPNDITNPVKLRLAAYRTREPDAAEAFLKSLDMSYKRVRLAISDPMSSAIFFHREMTLFFEHYVKVGGESVFGRISHYYGAVETNERGALHIHGLLWLHGNSHLSSMVPDTGGEDQATCRDRIIQYIDSVFSEDLDQEAFCAVQAERSVTSDISSLLGNREQFSAAFDEEANFCAGATQIHTHSPTCVKYSLSKDKRAKKRGLCRFQAPWRLVEKTAFTADGVLHIRRSIACKDEIPAAWGEVSFENEWGPGRGWLQVLRRPGKHASVCLDGYLSKDFDQDDEEPCYRRAAVQHLALFVPWESFLCRETDDINSIWARARKALPPRISCLVDNVQLLRRSAEDAKRDARQWAASSGDGELTATHAHQDRAGEAREEATSAYQSDSVGNATRLIDVVRGAIGAAQITEGSPELMGMMQQLCHFQQSALCSTVELQATVTPEPGERRVSIRGNRFSGVVVPPQGQVKAIKAQQIRASREKEKMIQGIQSTVAAHGTDRSAVVQSLLTGFGEEDIQMTAADFEGTPVNASPSMEVHFDNSFKAEQRHQHDKAHALWKKFTTVVMLDEQVRAAGDPVLQRLLKRIRLGVQDRTDLELRNSRCYREDRRIPWETGITVVTPLNRNRWNLNMEATLAFQILQRSLMRIFISEHKWKDGLPTEEEAIMMLNQGDDSAIPVPAIFMFVPGIPVVVNHNTHQGLKLVNGASYTALEVILDETHPGHRISADMMIHFGPPAGIILESETTKDIHFAGMPSGTVLLTPMSVRIQCQRKRPWQRNDVSRKGLPCAAAFACTDYKVQGRTLERVALELRGTRTTNVDGRIVPSQCDPYSLYVQLSRCSSLDGIMLVSKVRERDLVGNRVPPEMTAAQARLEELSDRTIREAKRWLDNDSQG